The Phycisphaerae bacterium nucleotide sequence AGGCCCAGAACCAGCGACTTGATCGCCCGCTCGGCCCCGACGCCGAACACCAGCCACCGTTTGGCCTGCACGGTCGAAAAGAACCGGTCGGCCTTGGGATTGGTGAATACGTCGTTGGTCCGCTTGCAGATGATGATCTGGCGGTAATTGTCGAGGATGTCCTCCGGCAGCGCCAGGCTCCCGTCGTGGTCGATCAGAAAACGCTTGGGCAGCAGCGTGAAGGGAACCTTCTGTTGGCCCGGCGTGCCCTCGATGCAGTGGAACAGAGGCGACCGAACGTTTTCGCCGCCCGGACGGTGAGCGTCAACCAGCGACGCCACCGGCAGCCGGTGCTTCTTGACCCAGTCGGAGAGCTTCTTGAAACGCTCCAGAACCCCTTGCCGG carries:
- a CDS encoding cysteine hydrolase: MAGRRSRKSRSTAVFDGELPIYECLVVDVNTQCDFLSAEGVLPIEDRQGVLERFKKLSDWVKKHRLPVASLVDAHRPGGENVRSPLFHCIEGTPGQQKVPFTLLPKRFLIDHDGSLALPEDILDNYRQIIICKRTNDVFTNPKADRFFSTVQAKRWLVFGVGAERAIKSLVLGLLSRGKCPIVIGDACGYWDEQAAELALRQVEAKGAVVLETEHVLQTDPADLPVPEIVIKTDGD